The genomic interval atatatatatatatatacatatatatatatatacatatacatatatatatatatatatatatatatatatatatacatacacatacacatacacatacatatatatacacatacatatatatatatatatatacatacacatacatatctatatacatacacatacatatctatatacatacacatacatatctatatacatacacatacatatatacatatacatacacatacatatatacatatacatatatacatacatatacatatatacatatatatatatatatatatatatatatatatatatatatatatatatatatatatatatatatatatatatatatatatatatatatatacatacatacacatacatatatacatatacatatacatatatatacatatacatatacatatacatatatatatatatatatatgtatatatatatatatatattcattcattaacatgaatatagatatggtcattaatatgtgctgtcgcctattaaataaatcaaagtcaaactcAATAACTAAATAGCACCCCACTGCTCTATTAATTAAGTTAAAGAAGTCAAACTCTGACCATTGTGAATCAACCTACCGTCGTCAGGCTTCTTCACAAAGGTGACATTTTCATCCTCAAACAGCTTGCAGGCCTTGTTCACGTCCGGCACCGAGATTCCGATGTGCCCTGCGGAGAAGAACGGTCAGCGTGGCGGATAAGACGGCTCGCCAAAAGACGTCTGGATTTACCAAACCCTCGTGGATCCGAGTTGCCGTTGTGATAGGTCAGGCTGTCGTCGGCCTCCGAGCCCCAGTTGCTAAAACGGAGTCAAAAGGTTGACGGCGAAGTGGGGCGGGGCTTAGCGCTAAATCTCACTGAGTCAGCTCGATGGTGGCCCTGCGCGAGAACGTCCAGGACGTCCTCTCCTTCACGTCGGCGGGGATCTCCTTCTTGTCCTCGTAGCCCAGGAAGAAGAGGGAGAAACGCATGGAGGGGAAGTCGAACCTCTGCAGCAGACTGCGGGGAGGTCAGGCCCCGCCCCTTTCACAACCACCGCCGCGTCTTGGTACTCACGTCATGCCTAGAATCCTGGTGTAGAAATCCAAGGATTTAACGGGGTCCTTCACCCGTAGCATTGTCTGCTGCATCATGAAGTCCTAGACAAAAGAGGACATTTTTCTCATTAAATATTTCATACGTTGAGCTAGCGACGTCCCCATCGACTAAATAGctatatggggccatataggctatttgaccggttaccggttTAATAgtcccctgggactatttgaccggttaccagctaaggagccactgccattcCTTTAATAGAGTGCAGAAATAGAAGTGGGTCAAAAAATCTGGCATAGCCCTGTGAAAAGTGGCATGTGTGTGAGTTcaacaaaaaagatttgaaGTGGTTTAAACCGCTTCAGTTGATTGCGTAAAATGTGTGCAGAAAAATTGGgttactgaatttttttttaggtactacgactcttatatatatttttttacagcgTTCCATTTTTATCCTATCCAAAAATCCTACTATAAAATAATTTCGCGAACCATTATGAACCTGATTTAGGCGtttaaaaatcgaaatatttttaattcattttggtACGTTCTGGGGCAAACATTTCAAGTTAAATATTGACATTTCTGTACCCTACAGtaaaaactatttaaatggAATTTGCATGAATTCAATgaaaacatggaaaaacaaCACCCCAAATAGtcaatgatttatttatattctcAATTGGGAAAAGTTTGCACgtcttgaaaatgtttgtggaaGTGTCTAGCATTGCTAGCCTCGTAATGCTAACGCTTAGTCACTCTACTTTCCACAACATTAGCGccgcacatatatataaaacaggCAAACTATTATCACAACATTAATGCAATAAtatgttcatttaaaaagtagCCATTTAATGTATCTTGGCGAGCCACGAAGCGTGAAATCTGAACCTGTCCGATAATGGACGCAGCCCAAATAATCACTTGAAAAATGGAGTCATGCTGCCTGTTTGGCTCGCAAAAAAAGGTAAATTTCACGTCTAAAACGGTGACGGCAGTATTTACCTTCGTTATTGGATCTCCATCTTTACACGCCTCGGCCACCTGCTCGTCCGACAGACCTTTATCGCTTACGGGACAATTGTCGCTCATGTTTTTCTCAGGGAGCTCCGTTCAGTTCAATAACCAGGTGACATGTTAAGAGTTGGCTGATGACCGTCCTACCTTGGCTCAGATTCAGCAGGATGAAAGTAGATGGCTAGACATTCACCACAATAAAAGCACACAAATGTTATCAAATAACGTGTGCAATGGACATTACGCATTGGAACCATATTTAAAATCAAAGTTATTTTATCTTCTATGGCGCACATATAGTACACAGGAAAGATCAGAAATGCACACCTTAAAATTAATgtcagtgtttttcttttgaaggGGACAACAGGAAGTAAAGTGGTTACGCTATCACGATAGGCGAGATTGCTACGCGCttgacaaattgaaaaaaagttgaTTGAAAAGAGAATGTTAGTGAGGTTAAAGTTGCGTGACAGTTTTTGGAACGCCAAGATAAACCTGTAGAATGAGGCACActgtgaaattattattttaaagtcattttaaaaagacaaataaaatacaattttgctCAGAAAGTTTATTACCAAGGCAAATTGTTGTAACTCTTGCAATTATCATGAGATAATCCAAATATTGTGTCAGAACATAATGGTTTGGGGAAGAAAACTATCATGTTTCATCCATATTACATTCAGGATGCTTCAGATTGACATaatgtacttttttgtttttgtttttaactgtaAGCAATACCAAAACATAAAGTGAGCACACCTGAGAGGCAGAATTAAATTCCAAGGATGTCCTCCTCCACTCCATgatgaaaatggttaaattacCTTATGAAATTCCATTTTTCAGAGATGacttaagaaaaacaaaattgagGTTAAATGGTTGCCTTTCACCCACCTTGTCCAATGATGACATGTTTTCCTTTAAAACACAAAACCAAACGACAAGTGCTATAGAAAATCTGCTCTGTGGAGATACAATACAAAACGGAGTAAATGAGAAGAagggggtttaaaaaaaacaaaacaaacaactatACCGCTGCAATCTTAGTAACTACGTCCAAACATGGTGTAGTATTGAGCTGGGGTCTTGCCACAGACGCACAGCTGACCAGGCTGAAGCGCCTTGAGTGGCGAGAAGGGGATGCATAAGCTCTTGGCACCCATGGATGGCGCTCCTGGTTCCAGGTCTTGATCCCTGACACACAAACCCGAATTATTAGCTCTACGAAAAGGCTGGAGAAGGTGAAAATGAGACACTTTTGTACGTACTTGGCAGTGGTTTTCTTGATCCAGTCCTCGCAATCCATGGCACCGCAAAACGGGATCTGAacaatctacaaaaaaaatagcagagCAAGCGTGAATAGTTTTGTGGAGGAGCGGAGAACCTCATGGTAGCGCTTTCTCCTTACCTTTCCAGAGTCCAGTTCCTTCTGGAACTGCTCCATCGTGTCTGCGGCCACCAGGTGAGTCTTCAGGTCATTGGATGCTCTGTTTATTAATCAATCCAAAGGGTACATTTCAGTATTTACGGCATCGGCAAATTCGCATAGTAGAGGAAAACATGGGTattagatgaatgaatgttggagTCTTACTTATTGAACAGGTAGCTCTGAATTTCCTCCAACATAGCAGGCAGCTTCTTCTCCACCTCAACTTCAGGAATGGTCACCTTCTCGCCCGTGTCTCTCCTCACGGCGACACATTGGCGCTGCTGCATGTCCTTTGGCCCAACCTCAAGTCGAATGGGAACCCCctggagatgaaaaaaaaagcattgagtTCCCCGAACATTTATTAAATGATTTAGTAGACATACATTGGCGACTTTCTAACCTTGAGTTCCCAGTGGTTGAACTTCCATCCAGGTGAATAGTTGTCCCGAGAGTCACACTTGACTCGAATATTGGCAGCTTGCAACCTGTTCAAGTATTTGGCACACTGGCCCAACAGCGCTTCCTTGTCGTGGTCTGCTAGCGACGCCGTGATTCCGCATGGAATGATGACAACctgtccaaaaatatatatatatatatatgagagcctttcactaaaaaaaagaaatatccaAACGTGTAAAGTTAAGTATAGAGCAGTGGTGTCCAAATTGCCGCCTGGGAGCCAATAATTGAACCCAAACCTGCACAAGAAGCTAGATTTCAGCCTCCATTGTTTCGCTTGTCAGTTTTGACACTAAATGGAACTAGGTCAGTTGAACAGTGCCTCTGTATTTAGCTTCTAGGACTAGTTTTCTTCTCTTGTGTAGCAACATTGTAAACATTTAATGACAAACAGCTGTAAGAGAACATGCTACATGGCAGATTGGAGGTTGGAAAACTTGTCGAAATCGGACTTGATAGATATGAAACAAAACTGTGGAGTGAAAAACTACTCAGACTTAGACTCCCCAAAATACAGTGTAACAAGGTTTGCAAAAACTGATGAAAACCAACCAATTTCTTCCCACCATTTTAACACTTTGGGTGCCGTTGTAGTGCTAGTGCTAGTTATTGACTCATTCAATGAAGggattttttatgaactttcttCACCCATACTTAATTTTCAAGCAGTAATTTGAGCCTTACATTTTTCTCAAAAAGTTGCATCTTACCTGAAGGCACGCCACTCTTGGTGGCAGGACCAACCCCCTATTGTCCCCGTGGACCATAGTGAGGACACCGATGGTCCTGGTGGTCAGCCCCCAGGAGTTCTGGAACGCCAGCTGTTTTTCGCCGGGCTTTTTGGGGTCCTCGAACGTGATCTCGAACATCCTGGAGAAATTCTGACCCAGGTGATGGGACGTCGCACCCTGCGGGAGCCGGCAGTCACAAAATCAGTGAGCGAGTCGAGCCTAAAAAACCCAATCCCCCGGAAAGGAATCAGTACTTGGATGGCTCGCCCGCTGGCGGAAATAAAGGCCTCAACGGTGGTGGTGTAATCGCCTCCTGCAAACTTCTCCTTCTCCGTCTTCCTGCCTTTCACCACTGGGATGGCCATCAGTTCCTCATAGACTCTTGCGTACAGGTCCAGGATTTGAAGTACCTACAAAGCCAACAAATGTAAACACCACATACTAGATTCAAGAATTATGACGGACAGAAGCTCCTATAATACCTCCTCAGTAGCTTCTTCTTTGGTAGCAAATGCGGTGTGACCCTCCTGCCACAAGAACTCCCGAGTCCTCAGGAAGGGCTGCGGATGCTTGAACTCCCACCTCTGAAAACCAGACCGCCTCAAAAATGAAGATTGGAAGATACCTAATATGAATACACCTCAATTCATGGACACTGACCACGACGTTACACCACTGGTTGAGCTTGATTGGCAGATCTCTGTGGGACTGGACCCATTTGGCGTAGGCTGGGTACAtcactaaaaacacaaaagttcCATttttatgtaccgtattttcacgactataaggcgcacataaaagtcttaaattttctccaaaatagacagggcgccttataatccagtgcgctttatatatggaccaatactaaaattgttatcacgataaaataaatcagtcgatagggtacaccatcctctacagctctcacaactacggcaagcagcccccaactctactattttaccgtagaaaaagtactgcacagtgactgctgggatatatagttattttgtcaatacacccaatggattgtggcctggcgatcggcatcaacacagctttacgaagcaactttgatggatttgtgggtgatgatgacgcgagtacattgtaaaatggctaaataaagtacaaccaaactcagttttgcttccgttgccttttaaaaaacgtgtttttagcgtgtgggtgtagtgtgtatgtttaagctggtgtatgttttgccatgcctggctgcgtctataaaaacggtgcgtcttgtgtgtgtatataatacagaaatagcactcgttattgacactgcagctaaaaatacgatgcgccatttagtcgtgaaaatacggtagttttttttgtctttcgtttttaaatagagaaaagatatttctcctttctgtctAAATGTAAGACAGAAATGGATGTTGTTATTCACTGCAATTGGTCCTgtgttaaaatacagaaatattgAAGTCCAATCCTGTttgaaatacaatatttttttgataaAGCAAGTTGATTTCAACCCAGTTTCCCAACATGGATACGCATACTTTTGCTAaccatcccccaaaaaatactcaGCAAATACTTTAAACAAACATCATCTGATTGGATTTGCATTAAGatgtcaaaagttttgagatcTGACCTGTCTCGCTGGTGGGTCTGACAGCGATAGGCTCTGCCAGTTCGGTCTTCCCTGAACGCGTTACCCAggcaacctaaaaaaaaaaaaaagtgcagtttAATGAtacccccttttttttattcattcatatctTGCAGTACAAATTTTATGTGTCGGTTTACCTCCGGCGCAAAATCGGCAATGTGCGTCTTCTCCTTCTCCAGTGCTGCCTGAGACACGAACATGGGGAAGTAGCAGTTCTCCACGCCCAGCTTCTTGATCTCGCGATCGAAAAATTCCTTGATGGACTCCCAGATGGCGAAAGACCACGGGCGGAGTACGTAACAGCCGCTCACGTCGTAGTACTCGATCATCTCCGCCTTAGTGATGACCTGCGCAGCGCAAAGAAACACATCCGACCGATAATTTGCCAACGTGAATAAACTAGAGATCAGTGATGTTTATTCCATCGTACCTGAGAGTACCAGTCAGCCAGGTTCTCCTCTTTTTTAGCTTCCAAGCCcaaactgaaaagaaaaatggcaatcTCTAATCAAAAGACGTATTAAACGCCCGCAAGTGTAAATCACGGACATGATAAAAAGCCACGGGGTCCTACCGTGTTTGCTTCTTGGGACCTTGACCATCTCCTGCACCTCCAGCTCCTCCTGCGGTATCCTTTCCCTGACTGGGCTTGTCCCCTTTTCCCTTCTTGGCGCTTCCAGCGTTCCCTCCAGCACCTCCTCCCTGCTTCTCGGACTTGTTCTCCCTTTCCTTGCGGTTCTTGTCCTCACCGCCGGCCGCTGCCACGGGTTTGTACTCCTGCCCGGTGAGGGTCTTGTACTTGGTCTTCAGTTCAAGCAGCGTCTTCACAGCTACATCTACTTGATCCTGAAATAGAAAAGAAGTGacccttaacaaaaaaaaaaagcacccaattacattttattcaaaGTTTTCCCGCATTTTGGTGTAAATGGAGCACTGGCTTCAGGGTAATATTTTAGCTTGTTTGCACTGGTAACATCAGTATATTAGATTATATGTCAAACATGTGTAGACatgtctttgcttttttttgaaGAGGtcctttacctttttttttaaaatactgaaaCTAGGTAGTTCAGAAGTCGAAGGTTCCATTCCAGGTACGGACCttcctgtggagtttgcattttctccccaggcatgcatgggttttctctaggtgcTCCGCTTTactcccacaacccaaaaacatgcatggtaggctggttgaacactctaaattgccccgaggtatacgtgtgagcatgaatggttgacactatctccttgtgcgctgcgattggctgaccataAATTCAGGCTGGCTGCTATGGGCTCCATcagcccccgcaaccctttgaATTTTTCCTGGCCAATAACTGAGTATTTTTCAACTAAATCTGGACGAACACACATAGAAATGACTCAAATGTGTCTTAGACTACTGCTACATATTTTCGTCTACACTTTGGTCTCACCTTGGGGGCCTTTTCCGACTTTAACTTCCTGACCACCTCTCCTTGATGAGCCACTTTGTCAAAGAGGTCAGCATCATTCTGAACTGGAGCGGGGGCTTTTGGGGCCGGTGCTGCCCCTGGTTGGTAGTCCTTGCCCGTGGCCTGCTTATACTCGGCCTTCAGGGCGAGCAACTGCTTGACCGCGGCATCCACTTGGTCCTAATGGACAACAAAACATGAACCGTGAGTGGCCCTGTTTGAAAACCTAACTTTTGGGTTGAAGGAGGCCTTggtgatgaataaaaaaatagtaatgatacttaagtttgtttgtttttgggaaaaaataaagtttttccTTGTCAAGTCATTACTTGGTATTTGGGGGCTCACAGCACAAATAGGTTTTGCACTATAAGTTACTTTTGTTTAACATTGATAGGGCATTTACACTAACAAGTGCGATAGGATATACCTTGGGTGCTTTTTCCGTCTTGAGTTTCCTCACAAGATCTCCCTGCTGTGCGACACGCTCGTACAAGCAGgacgaagaagaggaagaggagcgagaggaggaggaagaagaagcgtTCACAGCAGATGAAGGCGCAGATGAAGGCGCAGGAGAAGGCGTAGACGGGCTCATCCCGGGTTTATAATCCTGACCAGTCATCTTTTTAAACTCGGCCTTCAGCGCCAGGAGTTGCTTGACCGCCGCGTCGATCTGGTCCTGGTTACCAATAGCATGTTAGCTTTTACTGGCGTAAGAATGGAATTTAAAAACTGATGAGGGGTGAAAAGATGAGACGGGTGAGGAAATGAGAATGAAAATGGCGAACGatgggaaaaacaaaatgtctgACGTGCAACTAGACAACTCACTAGCGCCGCATGCATGGATCAAAGACATCCAGAATGCTAATCTCTAATCTCAAGGAATTGATTAATCAAGTCATGCACCTAAATATAGACTTgacgctgaaaaaaatgaatgtacgTGGCATTAAAACATTGTGGAGTGATACCTTTGGTGCTTGTTCTGCTTTCAGCTTCCTGACAAGTTCGCCCTGCAGAGAAACGCGGGTGTACGGGCAGGGAGCGGAGTCTCCTGAAGGGGAAATCGGAGCTGGCGCCGGGGTGGGAGGAGACATACCGGGCTTGTAGTCCAATCCTGTCTGTTCCTTAAACTGAGCCTAAAAagaaaagtaataaaataactTCATCCTCAGGATATTTGGACTTTTCACCATTGCTGATTTgcactttagattttttttttcagtgcttgaGAATTATACCTTCAGGGTAAGAAGCTGCTTTACTGCCTTGTCCACTTCCTCTTTGGGCGCTTTGGCCGTTTTGAGTTGGCGGACAGCTTCTCCTTGAGCGACAATGCTTGAAAAGAGGTCGCTATCTGTGGCGGAGGCGGACGGGGTTGCTGTGGCGGAGGCGGACGGGGTTGCTTTGGCGGTGGCAGGCTAAGGagggaaaacaaaacatgagTTATGCTCTCAcgaagacaaaaatattttgttgccagattatttttttctatgacgAGCTAAAAACGCATCTTGAATGATTGTAACACACCAAGAGTTCAAACCTAAGACATGTTGAAAGACTATTTCTAAATAATATCtattaaatcaatcaataataagaACGGTGCGGACTGAGAGGATAtcacatttgaattttaataCTTCGCCAAAACGCAATGTCCAATTATGTGGTTATTGTGGACGTCATGCCCTTTTTTTCTCATCTATTCATCTTCTACCACTCACATTTGCTTGGTTAAAACAGTACtcttatttgcatttttcttcactattgcacaacagaataatgaaattttgtttgtttttcaagctGCGCACGATAATGGAGTCGTCTGTctcttgaaaatattttctcacCGTGTTGGCAGGCGCCGGGCCTTTGCTCTTGTCCTTCTCTTTGGACCCGGCAGTGGGCATCTCCTTTACGTGACCGTCGGGAATGTAGATGAGAACACATGGACTGTCCCTGCAGCTATTAGGGCTGTAGAGGAAGATCACAATGACCATCCGAGGGCAATAAAACCTCACCAAATTTCCTCCCAAACTCTTCCTCCTTACCTGATTGGTTCATAAGCCTGGTCGCAGATGTAAAATCCTCGCCTTTGGAGCTGAATGACATCGCCTTTCTTCAGAGTCTTGAGACAGGGGTCCCCCAGCATCTTCTCCTCGGTCTGAAGAATAACAAAGTGACATCC from Stigmatopora argus isolate UIUO_Sarg chromosome 2, RoL_Sarg_1.0, whole genome shotgun sequence carries:
- the glo1 gene encoding lactoylglutathione lyase, whose protein sequence is MSDNCPVSDKGLSDEQVAEACKDGDPITKDFMMQQTMLRVKDPVKSLDFYTRILGMTLLQRFDFPSMRFSLFFLGYEDKKEIPADVKERTSWTFSRRATIELTHNWGSEADDSLTYHNGNSDPRGFGHIGISVPDVNKACKLFEDENVTFVKKPDDGKMKGLAFIQDPDGYWIEILSPNNMISITS
- the eprs1 gene encoding bifunctional glutamate/proline--tRNA ligase isoform X2, whose amino-acid sequence is MALNLIINTTNPPLGALLTAEHVKESVQLSVEEGKDTRLHVSDAIQFTDANSISRYLARVAPALGLYGANLMEQTEVDHWLEFSARRICGQSDLCAPLAALNKALSLRTFLVGHALTLADLCVWAALKGHSDWSNNKAFSHVSRWFSFLSSQVPFTNLDNKYTSKQALPTKSNSESKEKKADVGKFVDLPGAEMGKVVVRFPPEASGYLHIGHAKAALLNQHYQVTFKGKLIMRFDDTNPEKEKEDFEKVILEDVAMLQIKPDQFTYTSDHFAAIMQLAEQLMAEGKAYIDDTPPEQMKLEREQRAESKCRNNTVEQNTKLWAEMKAGTERGQMCCMRAKIDMNSNNGCMRDPTVYRCKNTPHPRTGTTYKVYPTYDFACPVVDSRENVTHALRTTEYHDRDEQYYWFINSLRLRKPYIWEYARLNLNNTVLSKRKLTWFVEEGYVEGWDDPRFPTVRGVLRRGMTVEGLKQFIAAQGGSRSVVNMEWDKIWAFNKKVIDPVAPRYTALSSSYVVPVSVPEAREEMKEVAKHPKNADVGMKQVWYGPQVLVEGADAETFSEGEVVTFINWGNLIISKINKGADGKVLSIEARLNLDNKDYKKTTKITWLTETASAPLLPTVCVNYQPLISKAVIGKEDDFKDYINKDSKTEEKMLGDPCLKTLKKGDVIQLQRRGFYICDQAYEPISPNSCRDSPCVLIYIPDGHVKEMPTAGSKEKDKSKGPAPANTPATAKATPSASATATPSASATDSDLFSSIVAQGEAVRQLKTAKAPKEEVDKAVKQLLTLKAQFKEQTGLDYKPGMSPPTPAPAPISPSGDSAPCPYTRVSLQGELVRKLKAEQAPKDQIDAAVKQLLALKAEFKKMTGQDYKPGMSPSTPSPAPSSAPSSAVNASSSSSSRSSSSSSSCLYERVAQQGDLVRKLKTEKAPKDQVDAAVKQLLALKAEYKQATGKDYQPGAAPAPKAPAPVQNDADLFDKVAHQGEVVRKLKSEKAPKDQVDVAVKTLLELKTKYKTLTGQEYKPVAAAGGEDKNRKERENKSEKQGGGAGGNAGSAKKGKGDKPSQGKDTAGGAGGAGDGQGPKKQTRLGLEAKKEENLADWYSQVITKAEMIEYYDVSGCYVLRPWSFAIWESIKEFFDREIKKLGVENCYFPMFVSQAALEKEKTHIADFAPEVAWVTRSGKTELAEPIAVRPTSETVMYPAYAKWVQSHRDLPIKLNQWCNVVRWEFKHPQPFLRTREFLWQEGHTAFATKEEATEEVLQILDLYARVYEELMAIPVVKGRKTEKEKFAGGDYTTTVEAFISASGRAIQGATSHHLGQNFSRMFEITFEDPKKPGEKQLAFQNSWGLTTRTIGVLTMVHGDNRGLVLPPRVACLQVVIIPCGITASLADHDKEALLGQCAKYLNRLQAANIRVKCDSRDNYSPGWKFNHWELKGVPIRLEVGPKDMQQRQCVAVRRDTGEKVTIPEVEVEKKLPAMLEEIQSYLFNKASNDLKTHLVAADTMEQFQKELDSGKIVQIPFCGAMDCEDWIKKTTAKDQDLEPGAPSMGAKSLCIPFSPLKALQPGQLCVCGKTPAQYYTMFGRSY
- the eprs1 gene encoding bifunctional glutamate/proline--tRNA ligase isoform X3, which encodes MALNLIINTTNPPLGALLTAEHVKESVQLSVEEGKDTRLHVSDAIQFTDANSISRYLARVAPALGLYGANLMEQTEVDHWLEFSARRICGQSDLCAPLAALNKALSLRTFLVGHALTLADLCVWAALKGHSDWSNNKAFSHVSRWFSFLSSQVPFTNLDNKYTSKQALPTKSNSESKEKKADVGKFVDLPGAEMGKVVVRFPPEASGYLHIGHAKAALLNQHYQVTFKGKLIMRFDDTNPEKEKEDFEKVILEDVAMLQIKPDQFTYTSDHFAAIMQLAEQLMAEGKAYIDDTPPEQMKLEREQRAESKCRNNTVEQNTKLWAEMKAGTERGQMCCMRAKIDMNSNNGCMRDPTVYRCKNTPHPRTGTTYKVYPTYDFACPVVDSRENVTHALRTTEYHDRDEQYYWFINSLRLRKPYIWEYARLNLNNTVLSKRKLTWFVEEGYVEGWDDPRFPTVRGVLRRGMTVEGLKQFIAAQGGSRSVVNMEWDKIWAFNKKLPVSRVKVIDPVAPRYTALSSSYVVPVSVPEAREEMKEVAKHPKNADVGMKQVWYGPQVLVEGADAETFSEGEVVTFINWGNLIISKINKGADGKVLSIEARLNLDNKDYKKTTKITWLTETASAPLLPTVCVNYQPLISKAVIGKEDDFKDYINKDSKTEEKMLGDPCLKTLKKGDVIQLQRRGFYICDQAYEPISPNSCRDSPCVLIYIPDGHVKEMPTAGSKEKDKSKGPAPANTPATAKATPSASATATPSASATDSDLFSSIVAQGEAVRQLKTAKAPKEEVDKAVKQLLTLKAQFKEQTGLDYKPGMSPPTPAPAPISPSGDSAPCPYTRVSLQGELVRKLKAEQAPKDQVDAAVKQLLALKAEYKQATGKDYQPGAAPAPKAPAPVQNDADLFDKVAHQGEVVRKLKSEKAPKDQVDVAVKTLLELKTKYKTLTGQEYKPVAAAGGEDKNRKERENKSEKQGGGAGGNAGSAKKGKGDKPSQGKDTAGGAGGAGDGQGPKKQTRLGLEAKKEENLADWYSQVITKAEMIEYYDVSGCYVLRPWSFAIWESIKEFFDREIKKLGVENCYFPMFVSQAALEKEKTHIADFAPEVAWVTRSGKTELAEPIAVRPTSETVMYPAYAKWVQSHRDLPIKLNQWCNVVRWEFKHPQPFLRTREFLWQEGHTAFATKEEATEEVLQILDLYARVYEELMAIPVVKGRKTEKEKFAGGDYTTTVEAFISASGRAIQGATSHHLGQNFSRMFEITFEDPKKPGEKQLAFQNSWGLTTRTIGVLTMVHGDNRGLVLPPRVACLQVVIIPCGITASLADHDKEALLGQCAKYLNRLQAANIRVKCDSRDNYSPGWKFNHWELKGVPIRLEVGPKDMQQRQCVAVRRDTGEKVTIPEVEVEKKLPAMLEEIQSYLFNKASNDLKTHLVAADTMEQFQKELDSGKIVQIPFCGAMDCEDWIKKTTAKDQDLEPGAPSMGAKSLCIPFSPLKALQPGQLCVCGKTPAQYYTMFGRSY
- the eprs1 gene encoding bifunctional glutamate/proline--tRNA ligase isoform X1 produces the protein MALNLIINTTNPPLGALLTAEHVKESVQLSVEEGKDTRLHVSDAIQFTDANSISRYLARVAPALGLYGANLMEQTEVDHWLEFSARRICGQSDLCAPLAALNKALSLRTFLVGHALTLADLCVWAALKGHSDWSNNKAFSHVSRWFSFLSSQVPFTNLDNKYTSKQALPTKSNSESKEKKADVGKFVDLPGAEMGKVVVRFPPEASGYLHIGHAKAALLNQHYQVTFKGKLIMRFDDTNPEKEKEDFEKVILEDVAMLQIKPDQFTYTSDHFAAIMQLAEQLMAEGKAYIDDTPPEQMKLEREQRAESKCRNNTVEQNTKLWAEMKAGTERGQMCCMRAKIDMNSNNGCMRDPTVYRCKNTPHPRTGTTYKVYPTYDFACPVVDSRENVTHALRTTEYHDRDEQYYWFINSLRLRKPYIWEYARLNLNNTVLSKRKLTWFVEEGYVEGWDDPRFPTVRGVLRRGMTVEGLKQFIAAQGGSRSVVNMEWDKIWAFNKKLPVSRVKVIDPVAPRYTALSSSYVVPVSVPEAREEMKEVAKHPKNADVGMKQVWYGPQVLVEGADAETFSEGEVVTFINWGNLIISKINKGADGKVLSIEARLNLDNKDYKKTTKITWLTETASAPLLPTVCVNYQPLISKAVIGKEDDFKDYINKDSKTEEKMLGDPCLKTLKKGDVIQLQRRGFYICDQAYEPISPNSCRDSPCVLIYIPDGHVKEMPTAGSKEKDKSKGPAPANTPATAKATPSASATATPSASATDSDLFSSIVAQGEAVRQLKTAKAPKEEVDKAVKQLLTLKAQFKEQTGLDYKPGMSPPTPAPAPISPSGDSAPCPYTRVSLQGELVRKLKAEQAPKDQIDAAVKQLLALKAEFKKMTGQDYKPGMSPSTPSPAPSSAPSSAVNASSSSSSRSSSSSSSCLYERVAQQGDLVRKLKTEKAPKDQVDAAVKQLLALKAEYKQATGKDYQPGAAPAPKAPAPVQNDADLFDKVAHQGEVVRKLKSEKAPKDQVDVAVKTLLELKTKYKTLTGQEYKPVAAAGGEDKNRKERENKSEKQGGGAGGNAGSAKKGKGDKPSQGKDTAGGAGGAGDGQGPKKQTRLGLEAKKEENLADWYSQVITKAEMIEYYDVSGCYVLRPWSFAIWESIKEFFDREIKKLGVENCYFPMFVSQAALEKEKTHIADFAPEVAWVTRSGKTELAEPIAVRPTSETVMYPAYAKWVQSHRDLPIKLNQWCNVVRWEFKHPQPFLRTREFLWQEGHTAFATKEEATEEVLQILDLYARVYEELMAIPVVKGRKTEKEKFAGGDYTTTVEAFISASGRAIQGATSHHLGQNFSRMFEITFEDPKKPGEKQLAFQNSWGLTTRTIGVLTMVHGDNRGLVLPPRVACLQVVIIPCGITASLADHDKEALLGQCAKYLNRLQAANIRVKCDSRDNYSPGWKFNHWELKGVPIRLEVGPKDMQQRQCVAVRRDTGEKVTIPEVEVEKKLPAMLEEIQSYLFNKASNDLKTHLVAADTMEQFQKELDSGKIVQIPFCGAMDCEDWIKKTTAKDQDLEPGAPSMGAKSLCIPFSPLKALQPGQLCVCGKTPAQYYTMFGRSY